From a region of the Pedosphaera parvula Ellin514 genome:
- a CDS encoding YbhB/YbcL family Raf kinase inhibitor-like protein — protein MRTFISKGLCFLLLNLASLAVCAAEEQGTNTLKLSSASFSDGQPIPEKYTCEGKNFSPPLSWNGGVPGTKTFALTCVDPDAPGGTWTHWIIYNLPENVTELPENISKVEAPPSGGRQGVNSFHKVGYSGPCPPRGQTHHYIFEVYALNEQLQLKSKASRKDFEAAIKGHVLARGRLVGTYQKKRP, from the coding sequence ATGCGCACATTTATTTCCAAAGGTCTATGTTTCTTGCTTCTAAACCTGGCAAGCCTCGCTGTCTGTGCCGCGGAAGAACAGGGCACCAACACGCTCAAATTGTCGAGTGCAAGCTTCTCTGATGGCCAGCCAATACCTGAAAAGTACACCTGTGAGGGAAAGAATTTCTCTCCACCCTTAAGCTGGAATGGTGGAGTGCCGGGCACGAAAACCTTCGCACTCACCTGCGTTGACCCGGATGCTCCGGGCGGAACCTGGACCCACTGGATAATCTACAATCTTCCTGAAAATGTTACTGAACTGCCCGAAAACATATCCAAAGTAGAGGCCCCGCCAAGTGGCGGCAGGCAGGGCGTCAACAGTTTTCACAAGGTTGGATATAGTGGACCGTGTCCTCCCCGCGGACAAACTCATCATTATATTTTCGAAGTTTACGCGTTGAATGAGCAGCTCCAATTAAAATCCAAGGCGTCGCGGAAGGACTTCGAAGCCGCCATAAAAGGACACGTCCTCGCCCGGGGCAGGCTGGTAGGAACCTATCAGAAAAAGCGGCCTTGA